A DNA window from Sphingopyxis macrogoltabida contains the following coding sequences:
- a CDS encoding class I adenylate-forming enzyme family protein: MIVAGEDKRRRHRESGWWGDKTFADLFAANAEAHPQRLALVDAPNRGDFAFGEPQRLSYAELEAEVDRIAGALIVAGIGKDDALLVQLPNISEFVALYFAAAKIGAIVSPAAVQYRSHELKGMISVVEPKAFVCATQVKGCDHVGVAAPLLDGIRLMTFGPNPPAGALDLSTAAGDEVALAAHVAANPVDADDIFTICWTSGTTGVPKGVPRSHNHWIAVAGAGYEAMKVGPGDVLLNPFPLINMASIGGITMCWLTSAGTMVLHHPFDPGIYLRQIATERPSLTIAPPAVLNMLLQNEALLAAGDLSSLRVIASGSAPLAPAMVRGFQEKLGIIIVNVFGSNEGMSFITGEGDMPDPDKRASLFPRRGTYQRPYGEGRAPNIESRLVPPGGGDPIEADGVSGELQIRGPTLFEGYHNAPERTAEAFTDDGWFRTGDLFEIAEGGDFYRFVGRCKDLIIRGGVNISPEEIDQLLGGHPLLAEACTFSLPDPTMGERIGLAYVPRGADDVGIGEVTDYLRGHDLAVFKLPERLFRFDALPRNVTNKVMRSEVRDMALATLEKEA, from the coding sequence ATGATCGTCGCGGGAGAGGATAAAAGGCGGCGACATCGGGAGAGCGGCTGGTGGGGCGACAAGACCTTCGCCGACCTGTTCGCCGCCAACGCCGAGGCGCATCCCCAGCGGCTCGCGCTGGTCGATGCGCCCAACCGCGGCGACTTCGCCTTCGGCGAGCCGCAGCGGCTGAGCTATGCCGAACTCGAAGCCGAGGTCGACCGGATCGCGGGCGCGTTGATCGTCGCGGGGATCGGCAAGGATGACGCGCTGCTCGTCCAGCTTCCGAATATCAGCGAGTTCGTTGCGCTCTATTTTGCGGCGGCGAAGATCGGTGCGATCGTCAGCCCCGCGGCGGTGCAATATCGCAGCCATGAGCTGAAGGGCATGATCAGCGTGGTCGAGCCCAAAGCCTTCGTTTGCGCGACGCAGGTCAAGGGATGCGACCATGTCGGCGTCGCGGCACCATTGCTCGACGGCATCCGGTTAATGACTTTCGGTCCCAACCCACCTGCCGGTGCGCTCGACCTCTCGACCGCCGCGGGCGACGAAGTCGCCCTCGCCGCGCATGTCGCCGCGAACCCGGTCGATGCCGACGATATCTTCACCATCTGCTGGACCTCGGGCACCACCGGCGTACCCAAGGGCGTTCCGCGCAGCCACAACCACTGGATCGCGGTCGCGGGCGCGGGATATGAAGCGATGAAGGTCGGGCCGGGCGATGTCCTGCTCAACCCCTTCCCGCTCATCAACATGGCGAGCATCGGCGGCATCACGATGTGCTGGCTGACCAGCGCCGGCACGATGGTGCTGCACCACCCCTTCGATCCCGGCATCTACCTCAGGCAGATCGCGACCGAGCGGCCGAGCCTGACGATCGCGCCGCCCGCGGTGCTCAACATGCTGCTCCAGAATGAGGCGCTGCTCGCGGCGGGCGACCTGTCCAGCCTGCGCGTCATCGCCTCGGGCTCGGCGCCGCTGGCGCCCGCGATGGTGCGCGGGTTTCAGGAAAAGCTCGGCATCATCATCGTCAATGTCTTCGGGTCGAACGAGGGGATGAGTTTCATCACCGGCGAGGGCGACATGCCCGATCCCGACAAGCGCGCGAGCCTTTTTCCGCGGCGCGGTACCTATCAGCGCCCCTATGGCGAGGGCCGCGCGCCCAATATCGAAAGCCGCCTCGTCCCGCCTGGCGGCGGCGATCCGATCGAGGCCGACGGCGTATCGGGCGAGTTGCAGATCCGCGGGCCGACGCTGTTCGAGGGCTATCACAACGCCCCCGAGCGCACCGCCGAAGCCTTCACCGACGACGGCTGGTTCCGCACCGGCGACCTGTTCGAGATCGCCGAGGGCGGCGATTTCTATCGCTTCGTCGGGCGCTGCAAGGATCTGATCATCCGCGGCGGGGTGAACATCTCACCCGAGGAGATCGACCAGTTGCTCGGCGGGCATCCGTTGCTGGCCGAGGCGTGCACCTTCTCGCTCCCCGATCCGACGATGGGCGAGCGCATCGGTCTCGCCTATGTCCCGCGCGGCGCCGACGATGTCGGGATCGGCGAGGTCACCGACTATCTGCGCGGCCACGATCTCGCGGTCTTCAAACTGCCCGAGCGCCTGTTCCGCTTCGACGCCTTGCCGCGCAACGTCACCAACAAGGTGATGCGCAGCGAAGTCCGCGACATGGCGCTCGCCACTCTCGAAAAGGAAGCCTGA
- a CDS encoding NAD(P)H-dependent flavin oxidoreductase: MPKNGLPPALTRNLRLPAIAAPMFLVSGPEMVIAASRSGVIGSFPAPNARTSADLEDWVSRIDAALSNDPDAAPWAVNLVVHPSNSRLLDDLACVVRHKVPLVITALGSPARVVEEIHAYDGLVFADVNSVGFARKAAAAGVDGLVLVAAGAGGHTGATAGFAFVEEVRQFWDGPLVLGGAISTGHAVRAAEILGADLAYLGTSLIACTESMAVQPYKDMVVAAGAEDIVPSKGITGVTANWLKSSLIAAGYDPANMPEDKRPNFSDAQDDAKAWKNVWSAGQGVGAVRAVEPVATIVDRLVKEYDAAAARPRFAAAEGVPA; encoded by the coding sequence GTGCCGAAAAACGGCCTTCCACCGGCGCTCACGCGCAATTTGCGGCTGCCGGCGATCGCCGCGCCGATGTTTCTTGTGTCGGGTCCCGAGATGGTGATCGCAGCGTCGCGCTCGGGCGTCATCGGCAGCTTCCCTGCCCCCAATGCGCGCACGTCAGCAGACCTCGAGGATTGGGTGAGCCGGATCGACGCGGCGCTGTCGAATGATCCCGACGCCGCGCCTTGGGCGGTCAATCTGGTCGTCCATCCGTCGAACAGCCGCCTGCTCGACGACCTCGCCTGTGTCGTCCGCCACAAGGTGCCGCTGGTGATTACCGCGCTCGGCAGCCCGGCACGGGTGGTCGAAGAAATCCACGCCTATGACGGGCTCGTTTTCGCCGACGTCAATTCGGTGGGCTTTGCGCGCAAGGCCGCTGCGGCCGGGGTCGACGGCCTCGTGCTCGTCGCCGCCGGCGCGGGCGGACATACCGGCGCGACCGCGGGCTTCGCCTTCGTCGAGGAGGTGCGGCAGTTCTGGGATGGGCCGCTCGTACTCGGCGGTGCCATCTCGACTGGCCATGCGGTGCGCGCCGCGGAAATCCTAGGCGCCGACCTCGCCTATCTCGGCACTTCGCTGATCGCCTGCACCGAGAGCATGGCGGTGCAACCTTATAAGGACATGGTCGTTGCGGCGGGGGCCGAGGATATCGTGCCGTCGAAGGGCATTACGGGCGTCACGGCTAACTGGCTGAAATCGAGCCTGATCGCCGCGGGCTATGACCCGGCGAACATGCCCGAGGACAAGCGGCCGAACTTCTCGGACGCGCAGGACGATGCGAAGGCGTGGAAGAATGTCTGGTCCGCGGGCCAAGGCGTCGGCGCCGTGCGCGCGGTCGAACCCGTCGCGACCATCGTCGACCGCCTCGTGAAAGAATATGATGCCGCCGCCGCAAGGCCGCGCTTTGCCGCCGCCGAAGGAGTCCCCGCATGA
- a CDS encoding thiolase family protein gives MTDAYLYDAVRTPRGKARPDGGLASLSPQELVRQQAAALKARCGVFEPEALILGCVTQSGAQGGHIAMLAKLHAGLPDACAAHSINNYCASGLSAIGQAVAKVASGEAAAIIAGGVESMSQSPFLGDQASFYANAELPPRARFVPPVLAADRLASAEGITRAELDAVTLASQQKAAATERDPLLQHSRIATVGLTGEECIRPQTTAESLAAAPPVFGALQEEYAGALEGARFEPRHGIAHAPPICDGAGLALVGGAGLGIVPRARVVAFAESGGDPAASLTAGFAAMDKVLARSGMTLADMDRIEFMEAFAVTIAKFLRDRDADPARVNVSGGHLAKGHPMGASGAILTSTLLDALDACAGRYGLAVLTGAMGVGAAMIVERLDTTGG, from the coding sequence TTGACCGACGCTTACCTCTACGACGCGGTGCGCACGCCGCGCGGCAAGGCGCGGCCCGATGGCGGGCTCGCAAGCCTGAGCCCGCAGGAATTGGTGCGTCAGCAAGCGGCGGCGCTAAAGGCACGCTGCGGTGTGTTTGAACCCGAGGCGCTGATCCTCGGCTGCGTCACGCAGAGCGGCGCGCAGGGCGGGCATATCGCGATGCTGGCGAAGCTCCATGCCGGGCTGCCCGACGCCTGCGCGGCGCACAGCATCAACAATTATTGCGCCTCGGGGCTGTCGGCGATCGGTCAGGCGGTGGCGAAGGTGGCGAGCGGTGAAGCCGCCGCCATTATCGCGGGCGGCGTCGAGTCAATGAGCCAGAGCCCGTTCCTCGGCGATCAGGCGAGCTTCTATGCGAACGCCGAACTGCCGCCGCGGGCGCGTTTCGTGCCGCCAGTGCTTGCCGCTGACCGGCTGGCGTCGGCCGAGGGGATCACGCGCGCCGAACTCGATGCAGTCACGCTCGCTTCGCAGCAGAAGGCGGCGGCGACCGAACGCGATCCGTTGCTCCAGCATTCGCGCATCGCGACCGTCGGGCTCACCGGCGAGGAATGTATCCGGCCGCAAACCACGGCGGAATCGCTTGCCGCCGCACCGCCGGTCTTTGGTGCACTGCAGGAAGAATATGCGGGCGCGCTCGAAGGCGCACGCTTCGAACCCCGCCACGGCATCGCGCACGCGCCGCCGATCTGCGACGGTGCGGGTCTCGCGCTCGTCGGCGGCGCAGGGCTCGGCATCGTGCCGCGCGCCCGCGTCGTCGCTTTTGCCGAAAGCGGCGGCGACCCCGCCGCCTCGCTGACCGCGGGTTTCGCCGCGATGGACAAGGTGCTGGCGCGCAGCGGCATGACGCTCGCCGATATGGATCGCATCGAATTCATGGAGGCCTTCGCGGTCACCATCGCCAAATTCCTGCGCGACCGCGACGCCGATCCGGCGCGCGTCAACGTCAGCGGCGGCCATCTCGCCAAGGGCCATCCGATGGGTGCGAGCGGCGCGATCCTGACCTCGACCCTGCTCGACGCGCTCGATGCGTGCGCGGGTCGATACGGCCTTGCTGTGCTGACCGGCGCGATGGGGGTGGGCGCCGCGATGATCGTCGAACGGCTGGATACTACCGGCGGCTGA
- a CDS encoding winged helix-turn-helix transcriptional regulator, with protein MKHERTIRACSIWRALDVVGDVPVLLIMEQAFLGTHSFDEFVARTGLARSVVNGRLKKLVEEDCLAKVAKKGARGFHYFLTPKGRDQFPNALMMLRWQHKWEAASRDFQVRLHHASCGHATEPVPACEHCRTEIDPREVAWREGPGLVQVTPAYERRRFCGEVGARRPGGRPLVDTMIELFGDRWATLVVRAMFTRINRFDDIQRDTLMATNILTGRLERLVRQGILRTAPYSAHADRVEYKLTEKGRDLYPVILALLQWGDRWFSDERGPPVLLTHSPCGHDLHMIAACSHCGDELTLANSRFTIEEAG; from the coding sequence TTGAAACACGAACGCACGATCAGGGCCTGTTCGATCTGGCGCGCGCTCGACGTCGTCGGCGATGTCCCGGTCCTGCTGATCATGGAACAGGCGTTTCTCGGCACCCACAGCTTCGACGAGTTCGTCGCGCGCACGGGCCTTGCGCGGTCGGTCGTTAACGGGCGGCTCAAGAAGCTGGTCGAGGAGGACTGTCTCGCCAAAGTCGCCAAGAAGGGCGCACGCGGTTTTCACTATTTCCTGACCCCGAAGGGCCGCGACCAGTTTCCCAACGCGCTGATGATGCTGCGCTGGCAGCACAAGTGGGAAGCGGCGAGCCGCGATTTTCAGGTCCGGCTGCACCATGCGAGTTGCGGCCATGCGACCGAGCCCGTCCCCGCGTGCGAGCATTGCCGTACCGAAATCGACCCGCGCGAGGTGGCATGGCGCGAAGGGCCGGGGCTGGTGCAGGTCACACCTGCTTATGAACGCCGTCGCTTCTGCGGAGAAGTCGGTGCACGGCGGCCGGGCGGTCGCCCGCTGGTCGATACGATGATCGAATTGTTCGGCGACCGTTGGGCGACGCTCGTCGTCCGCGCGATGTTCACGCGGATCAACCGCTTCGACGATATCCAGCGCGATACGCTGATGGCGACGAACATATTGACCGGGCGGCTCGAACGGCTGGTCAGGCAGGGCATATTGCGCACCGCGCCCTATTCGGCGCACGCCGACCGGGTCGAATATAAACTCACCGAAAAGGGCCGCGACCTCTATCCGGTGATCCTCGCGCTGCTCCAGTGGGGCGATCGCTGGTTCTCCGACGAGCGCGGACCGCCGGTGCTGCTGACGCACAGCCCGTGCGGGCACGACCTGCATATGATCGCGGCGTGCAGCCATTGCGGCGACGAACTGACGCTGGCGAACAGCCGCTTTACCATCGAGGAAGCGGGCTGA
- a CDS encoding TonB-dependent receptor yields the protein MKTSFAVLFAATALATPGIAFAQETAPADTQGGLEEIIVTAQKRAEGLSDVPISISAISGKQVENYGQTNLEQISSAVPNLKITQTAIANRIAIRGIASGDNKGFEQSVAMFVDGVYYGRDQLSRLPLIDMERVEVLRGPQPTLFGKNAIAGAVNITTRSPTDEFEGMVSGLYEFNHKEFQLSGVLSGPLTEGVEARVVGYYRTMDGYFYNQKLDRNEPNVDEKYFRGKLEFDRGGPFAAELKLEYADFEAKGQPRDVFGAVGNYNAVFQGPFFVSTDPDYVREDNGYQSRNKVFGATLNMDLEVGEHTLTSVSSLLDYKTREIVDVDFSGISFLDGTNLREDYRQFSQELRLTSPGGETFNYIAGLYYQNAKLDVQDFTLFNPTFLALGAPFSALGDTRNDRDYNQKSDLISAFAQGELALSDRFRITAGARFNHEKKSGSRTLAIVQGPLSTAPAPVVAAVFRALNIEAHSISGELSEDSFNPMVNVQFDATDDLMLYGSYAKGTKAGGFDIRSNSLPTSTTVAKPGAFEFQDESADNFEAGLKYKGPNVAFNLSLYRTTYKDLQVNIFDGTLNFNVRNAAGARTQGVEADFRAALADGLTVSGAVAYLDFKFTNFTDGQCYYLQVPGPNGFCDYSGKRNALSPKWSGNLNVDYTTPVTSGLKVALNVNADFSSSYIASANLDPRTHQDGYVKLGARLALAEIEDRWEIALIGRNLTNQRILQTASSMPLATTITRNAGNAYNGIVDRPRTIAVQLTGRF from the coding sequence ATGAAAACCAGCTTTGCTGTGCTGTTTGCCGCGACCGCGCTCGCCACGCCCGGAATCGCCTTTGCGCAGGAAACGGCGCCTGCCGACACGCAGGGCGGGCTCGAGGAAATCATCGTCACTGCGCAGAAGCGCGCCGAGGGCCTGTCGGACGTGCCGATCTCGATTTCCGCGATCAGCGGCAAGCAGGTCGAAAATTATGGCCAGACCAACCTCGAACAGATCAGCTCGGCGGTCCCCAACCTCAAGATCACCCAGACCGCGATCGCCAACCGCATCGCGATCCGCGGCATCGCGTCGGGCGACAACAAGGGTTTCGAGCAGTCGGTCGCGATGTTCGTCGACGGCGTCTATTACGGCCGCGACCAGCTGTCGCGCCTGCCGCTGATCGACATGGAGCGCGTCGAGGTGCTGCGCGGGCCGCAGCCGACCCTGTTCGGCAAGAACGCCATCGCCGGCGCGGTCAACATCACCACCCGCAGCCCGACCGACGAGTTCGAGGGCATGGTTAGCGGCCTTTATGAATTCAACCACAAGGAATTCCAGCTCAGCGGCGTGCTCTCGGGGCCGCTGACCGAGGGCGTCGAGGCGCGCGTGGTCGGCTATTACCGGACGATGGACGGCTATTTCTACAACCAGAAACTCGACCGCAACGAGCCGAACGTCGACGAGAAATATTTCCGCGGCAAGCTGGAGTTCGATCGCGGCGGGCCGTTCGCCGCCGAGCTCAAGCTCGAATATGCCGATTTCGAGGCGAAGGGCCAGCCGCGCGATGTGTTCGGCGCGGTCGGCAACTATAACGCTGTCTTCCAGGGGCCATTCTTCGTCAGCACCGATCCCGACTATGTCCGCGAGGATAATGGCTATCAAAGCCGCAACAAGGTGTTCGGCGCGACGCTGAACATGGACCTCGAAGTCGGCGAGCATACGCTGACCTCGGTGTCGTCGCTGCTCGACTACAAGACGCGCGAGATCGTCGACGTCGATTTCTCGGGCATCAGCTTTCTCGATGGGACCAATTTGCGCGAGGATTACCGGCAATTTTCGCAGGAGCTTCGCCTGACCTCGCCCGGCGGCGAGACCTTCAACTATATTGCCGGTCTCTACTACCAGAATGCCAAGCTCGACGTGCAGGATTTCACCCTGTTCAACCCGACCTTCCTTGCCTTGGGCGCGCCGTTCAGCGCGCTCGGCGACACGCGCAACGACCGTGATTACAACCAGAAGTCGGATTTGATCTCGGCCTTCGCGCAGGGCGAACTGGCGCTCAGCGACCGCTTTCGCATCACCGCGGGCGCCCGCTTCAACCATGAAAAGAAGAGCGGCAGCCGCACGCTCGCGATCGTTCAGGGCCCGCTCAGTACCGCGCCCGCACCGGTCGTGGCCGCGGTATTCCGGGCGCTGAACATCGAGGCGCACAGCATCTCGGGCGAGCTCAGCGAAGACAGCTTCAATCCGATGGTCAATGTCCAGTTCGACGCGACCGACGACCTGATGCTTTATGGCTCCTACGCCAAGGGCACCAAGGCGGGCGGTTTCGACATCCGGTCGAACTCGCTGCCGACGTCGACCACCGTCGCGAAGCCGGGGGCGTTCGAATTCCAGGACGAGAGCGCGGACAATTTCGAGGCGGGGCTGAAGTACAAGGGGCCGAACGTCGCGTTCAACCTCTCGCTCTACCGCACGACCTACAAGGATCTGCAGGTCAACATCTTCGACGGCACGCTGAACTTCAACGTCCGCAACGCTGCGGGCGCACGGACGCAGGGTGTCGAGGCCGATTTCCGCGCCGCGCTCGCCGACGGGCTGACCGTCAGCGGCGCGGTCGCTTATCTCGATTTCAAATTCACCAACTTCACCGACGGGCAATGCTATTATCTGCAGGTGCCGGGGCCGAACGGCTTCTGCGACTATTCGGGCAAGCGCAATGCACTGAGCCCCAAATGGTCGGGCAACCTCAATGTCGATTACACGACCCCGGTGACGAGCGGGCTGAAGGTCGCGCTCAACGTCAATGCCGACTTCTCCTCCTCCTATATCGCGTCGGCGAATCTCGACCCGCGGACGCATCAGGACGGTTATGTGAAGCTCGGCGCGCGGCTCGCGCTCGCCGAAATCGAGGACCGCTGGGAAATCGCGCTGATCGGTCGCAACCTGACGAACCAGCGGATCCTGCAGACGGCAAGCTCGATGCCGCTCGCGACGACGATCACGCGGAATGCGGGCAATGCCTATAACGGCATCGTCGACCGGCCGCGGACGATCGCAGTGCAACTGACGGGGCGCTTCTGA
- a CDS encoding acetyl-CoA acetyltransferase: MAKDVFILGGAQSDFARNLEREGGGLFELFRDVAEAAFVATGIEPKEVETAHVGNFVGELFAGQGQLGGFFGHVHPDLAGIPASRHEAACASGSIAILAAAAEIEAERYGLALVLGIELMRNVPGQRAAEYLGAAAWAGREAQEARYLWPYMFARVAEEYEERFGLDRAHLRGISANNFANAKKNPNSQTRGWAITDEHLGENDEVNPLIEGSLRKSDCGQVTDGAAAIFLASHEVAEAYAKRRGIPIESIPRIKGWGHATAPLLYSTKVADSRGGDYVFPSVRKAMMDALRRAGMPDIYACDGVEVHDCFSITEYMAIDHFGITKPGESWRAVEDGTIALGGKLPVNPSGGLIGLGHPVGATGVRMLLDSWRQVTGNAGDYQVEGAKNFATFNVGGSATTAVSFVIGT; the protein is encoded by the coding sequence ATGGCGAAAGACGTCTTCATCCTCGGCGGCGCGCAGAGCGACTTCGCGCGCAACCTCGAACGCGAGGGCGGCGGCCTGTTCGAACTGTTCCGCGACGTCGCCGAAGCCGCGTTCGTCGCGACGGGCATCGAGCCCAAAGAGGTCGAGACCGCACATGTCGGCAATTTCGTCGGCGAGCTTTTCGCGGGACAGGGTCAGCTCGGCGGCTTTTTCGGCCACGTCCACCCCGACCTCGCGGGTATTCCGGCGTCGCGACACGAGGCTGCGTGCGCGTCGGGTAGCATCGCGATCCTCGCTGCCGCGGCCGAGATCGAGGCCGAACGCTACGGCCTTGCGCTCGTGCTCGGCATCGAACTGATGCGGAACGTCCCCGGCCAGCGCGCCGCCGAATATCTCGGCGCCGCCGCATGGGCAGGACGCGAGGCACAGGAGGCGCGATACCTGTGGCCCTATATGTTCGCGCGCGTCGCCGAGGAATATGAAGAGCGCTTCGGGCTCGACCGCGCGCATCTGCGCGGCATTTCAGCCAATAATTTCGCGAACGCCAAGAAGAACCCGAACTCGCAGACGCGCGGCTGGGCGATCACCGACGAGCATCTCGGCGAGAATGACGAGGTCAACCCGCTGATCGAGGGCAGCCTGCGCAAGTCCGATTGCGGGCAGGTTACCGACGGCGCTGCGGCGATTTTCCTCGCCTCGCACGAGGTTGCCGAGGCTTATGCCAAGCGCCGCGGCATTCCGATCGAGAGCATCCCACGCATCAAGGGCTGGGGCCATGCCACCGCGCCCCTGCTCTATTCGACCAAGGTCGCGGACAGCCGCGGCGGCGACTATGTCTTCCCCAGCGTGCGCAAGGCGATGATGGATGCGCTGCGCCGCGCCGGGATGCCCGACATCTATGCATGCGACGGGGTCGAGGTGCATGATTGCTTCTCGATCACCGAATATATGGCGATCGACCATTTCGGGATTACCAAACCGGGCGAAAGCTGGCGCGCGGTCGAGGACGGCACGATTGCCTTGGGCGGAAAGCTGCCGGTCAATCCGTCGGGAGGGCTGATCGGGCTCGGCCATCCCGTCGGGGCCACCGGCGTCCGCATGCTCCTCGATAGCTGGCGACAGGTCACCGGCAATGCCGGCGACTATCAAGTCGAGGGCGCGAAGAACTTCGCGACCTTCAACGTCGGCGGCAGCGCAACGACCGCGGTCAGCTTCGTCATCGGCACCTGA
- a CDS encoding carotenoid oxygenase family protein: MTAQLVDTIRTTIQPNDHPYMKDAWRPTYNEWNAIFANGDAEVIGTIPTDIDGVYVRTGENQIHEPIGRYHPFDGDGFIHAISFKDGRASYRSRFVRTKGFEAEKEAGRSLWAGLMEPPHKSTRHGWGAQEWLKDSSSTDVAIHAGKIISTFYQCGEAYRLDPFTLEQFGTESWVPLDGISAHCKVDLATGELMFFNYSKHAPYMHYGVVGADNKLKHYIPVPLAGPRLPHDMAFTENYTILNDMPLYWNEELLERKLHVVQFHPDEKTRFAIIPRHGQPEDIRWFEAEPTYTLHWLNAWEEGDEIILDGYYQEEPMPKSYPNAPEGLERMMAYLDQGLLKPRLHRWRFNLKTGKTTEQRLDDRDLEFGMFNHRYAGKPYRYAYSAIPEPGWFLFRGLVKHDLNAGTSEEYEFGPGRFGSEAPFAPRIDAKDEDDGYLVSFIADLETDTSECVLIDAKNVAAGPVCRIILPERICSGTHTVWASGDDIGMGKNSVLAA, from the coding sequence ATGACCGCACAGCTCGTAGACACGATCCGGACCACGATCCAGCCGAACGACCATCCCTATATGAAGGACGCTTGGCGCCCGACGTACAATGAGTGGAACGCGATCTTCGCCAATGGCGATGCCGAGGTGATCGGAACGATCCCGACCGACATCGACGGCGTTTACGTGCGCACCGGCGAGAACCAGATCCACGAACCGATCGGGCGTTATCATCCGTTCGACGGCGACGGCTTCATCCACGCCATCTCGTTCAAGGACGGCCGCGCGAGCTATCGCAGCCGCTTCGTGCGCACCAAGGGCTTCGAGGCCGAGAAGGAGGCGGGACGCTCGCTGTGGGCGGGGCTGATGGAGCCGCCGCACAAATCGACGCGCCATGGCTGGGGGGCGCAGGAGTGGCTGAAGGATTCATCCTCGACCGACGTCGCGATCCACGCGGGCAAGATCATCTCGACCTTCTATCAGTGCGGTGAGGCCTACCGGCTCGACCCATTCACGCTCGAACAGTTCGGCACCGAAAGCTGGGTCCCGCTCGACGGGATTTCGGCGCATTGCAAGGTCGACCTCGCGACCGGAGAATTGATGTTTTTCAATTACTCCAAGCACGCACCTTACATGCATTATGGCGTCGTCGGGGCCGACAATAAGCTTAAGCACTATATCCCCGTGCCGCTCGCCGGGCCGCGCCTTCCGCACGACATGGCGTTCACCGAAAATTACACGATCCTCAACGACATGCCGCTCTACTGGAATGAAGAGCTGCTCGAACGGAAGCTGCACGTCGTCCAGTTCCACCCCGACGAAAAGACGCGCTTCGCGATCATCCCGCGGCACGGCCAGCCCGAGGACATCCGCTGGTTCGAAGCCGAGCCGACCTACACGCTCCACTGGCTCAACGCGTGGGAGGAAGGCGACGAGATCATCCTCGACGGCTATTATCAGGAAGAGCCGATGCCGAAGTCCTATCCCAATGCCCCCGAGGGCTTGGAGCGGATGATGGCCTATCTCGACCAGGGACTGCTCAAGCCGCGCCTTCACCGCTGGCGATTCAACCTGAAGACCGGCAAGACGACCGAGCAAAGGCTCGATGACCGCGATCTCGAATTCGGGATGTTCAACCACCGCTATGCCGGCAAGCCCTATCGCTACGCCTATAGCGCGATCCCCGAGCCCGGCTGGTTCCTGTTCCGCGGGCTCGTCAAGCACGACCTCAATGCGGGGACGAGCGAGGAGTATGAATTCGGCCCCGGCCGCTTCGGCAGCGAAGCGCCGTTCGCGCCGCGCATCGATGCGAAGGACGAGGACGACGGCTATCTCGTCTCCTTCATTGCCGACCTTGAGACCGACACGTCCGAATGCGTTCTGATCGACGCGAAGAACGTCGCGGCGGGACCGGTGTGCCGGATCATCCTGCCCGAACGCATCTGTTCGGGCACGCACACCGTGTGGGCGAGCGGCGACGATATCGGCATGGGCAAAAACAGCGTGCTGGCCGCCTGA
- a CDS encoding MbcA/ParS/Xre antitoxin family protein, with protein sequence MATQLAKQADQGRTLSEAVVRVAACWRLTNEQLGAILGLSPATASRLRSGSVRLDRSGKEFELGQYLVRLFRSLDALMGSDDAASISWLKTANLDLGGRPIDLVRSIRGLSDVADYVDDYRAQV encoded by the coding sequence ATGGCAACCCAACTCGCCAAACAGGCCGACCAGGGCCGCACCCTCTCCGAAGCGGTCGTGCGCGTCGCCGCCTGCTGGCGGCTGACCAACGAACAACTCGGTGCGATCCTCGGCCTTTCTCCCGCGACAGCATCGCGGCTGCGGTCGGGCAGCGTCCGGCTCGACCGGTCGGGCAAGGAATTCGAGCTCGGCCAGTATCTGGTTCGCCTGTTCCGCAGCCTCGACGCGCTGATGGGCAGCGACGATGCCGCGTCGATTTCGTGGCTCAAGACCGCGAACCTCGACCTCGGCGGCCGGCCGATCGACCTTGTCCGCTCGATCCGCGGTCTCAGCGATGTGGCCGACTATGTCGACGACTATCGCGCGCAGGTCTGA